From a single Rhodococcus jostii RHA1 genomic region:
- a CDS encoding FAD-binding and (Fe-S)-binding domain-containing protein, giving the protein MLRSSVRSWLEEVAVTVEHTRTTPLFQALEQRLRETVDGEVRFDPGSRAAYSTDASNYRQVPIGVVIPRTPDAAAAAIAVCHEHDVPVLSRGGATSLAGQCCNTAVVLDWSKHCTDIESLDAEAGTLVVQPGIALDPLNDHLARWGWMVGPKPSTHVSCTIGGMIGNNSCGSTAQAYGKMADSVRRLEILTYDGHRMWVGPTTPAELERITATGDRTADIYTGLRQLADTYADEIRARYPDIPRRVSGYNLDQLLPENNFHVARLLVGSESTLVTVLRAELSLVRVPAATSLVLLGFDNICAAADAVPQILEHTPAALEGIDHRLVQLEHSQHLAAAALRELPDGNAWLMVQFNGDTKDDADRAAQAMIDDLHSVTPHAKLLDNPDHEKQVWAAREAGLGATAYPPNDPETHEGWEDAAVPPRFLGNYLRDFRRLLDDYGYGTASLYGHFGHGCVHTRIPFDLRTAEGIAKYRSFATASAQLVVDYGGSLSGEHGDGQSRGELLPIMFGDRLVTAFETLKRLFDPDNRMNPGKIVHPYRLDENLRQGTHYLPLEPATHFAYPDDEHRFSRAAARCVGVGKCRGHESGVMCPSYRATGEEEHSTRGRARLLFEMLQGEVITDGWKSVAVRDALDLCLACKGCLSDCPVNVDMATYKAEFLSHHYRRRIRPRAHYSMGAIPLWARIAAVAPTLINNLTHTPGLKTVLEAAGGVDSRRPFPRFARRRFTATWRRRAPAPRPGSRGRVVLWPDTFTNNFDPQIAADAVTVLEAAGFTVEVPTQAVCCGLTWISTGQLTTAKHVLRRTLTVLAPALRAGTPIVVLEPSCAAVFRSDLPELLHGNEDAHRLAQQTVTLGELLQQKAPDWSPPRLHGVAALVQPHCHQHAVLGYDSDDKALRAAGVDTRVLDAGCCGLAGNFGFEKGHYEVSVACAEDTLLPTLRTADPSTLVLADGFSCRTQIRDLHPGASPLHGAQVLAAAIRGDDPTDSRAQAEVSRPTVPTRTALLAAPTAVALALLVRRMRHPHH; this is encoded by the coding sequence ATGTTGCGAAGCTCTGTCCGCTCCTGGCTCGAGGAGGTTGCGGTGACCGTCGAGCACACCCGTACCACTCCCCTGTTCCAGGCTCTCGAACAGCGCCTGCGCGAGACGGTCGACGGTGAGGTGCGGTTCGACCCCGGTTCGCGGGCAGCGTATTCCACCGACGCCTCCAATTACCGGCAGGTCCCGATCGGGGTGGTCATCCCCCGCACCCCGGATGCCGCCGCGGCGGCGATCGCGGTGTGCCACGAGCACGACGTTCCAGTCCTCTCCCGCGGTGGGGCGACCAGCCTGGCTGGGCAGTGCTGCAACACCGCGGTGGTGCTGGATTGGAGCAAGCACTGCACCGACATCGAATCCCTGGACGCCGAGGCCGGCACCCTGGTGGTGCAACCCGGCATCGCCCTCGACCCGCTCAACGACCACCTCGCCCGGTGGGGGTGGATGGTCGGCCCGAAACCGTCCACCCACGTCTCCTGCACCATCGGCGGCATGATCGGCAACAACTCCTGCGGGTCCACCGCGCAGGCCTACGGGAAAATGGCCGACTCGGTCCGCCGCCTGGAAATCCTCACCTACGACGGACACCGGATGTGGGTCGGCCCCACCACACCAGCCGAACTCGAGCGCATCACCGCCACCGGCGACCGCACCGCCGACATCTACACCGGCCTACGTCAACTGGCCGACACCTACGCCGACGAGATCCGTGCCCGCTACCCCGACATCCCCCGCCGGGTATCCGGCTACAACCTCGACCAACTGTTGCCCGAGAACAACTTCCATGTCGCCCGCCTGCTCGTCGGCTCGGAAAGCACCCTGGTCACCGTCCTGCGGGCGGAACTGTCCCTGGTGCGGGTGCCGGCAGCGACATCGCTGGTCCTGCTCGGGTTCGACAACATCTGCGCCGCCGCCGACGCCGTCCCCCAGATCCTCGAACACACCCCGGCCGCACTGGAAGGGATCGACCACCGGTTGGTGCAGCTCGAGCACAGCCAGCACCTCGCCGCCGCCGCCCTGCGGGAGCTCCCCGACGGAAACGCGTGGCTGATGGTGCAATTCAACGGCGACACCAAAGACGACGCCGACCGCGCAGCGCAGGCCATGATCGACGACCTGCACTCGGTCACCCCGCACGCAAAGCTCCTCGACAATCCCGACCACGAGAAACAGGTATGGGCCGCCCGCGAGGCCGGCCTCGGCGCCACCGCCTATCCGCCGAACGACCCGGAAACCCACGAGGGCTGGGAGGACGCCGCCGTCCCACCCCGCTTCCTCGGCAACTACCTCCGCGACTTCCGCAGGCTGCTCGATGACTACGGGTACGGGACCGCGTCCCTGTACGGGCATTTCGGGCACGGCTGCGTCCACACCCGCATCCCGTTCGACCTGCGCACCGCCGAGGGCATCGCGAAGTACCGGTCCTTCGCCACCGCATCCGCCCAGCTGGTGGTCGACTACGGCGGATCTTTGTCCGGGGAGCACGGCGACGGGCAATCCCGCGGGGAACTGCTGCCGATCATGTTCGGGGACCGCCTGGTCACCGCCTTCGAAACCCTCAAACGACTCTTCGACCCCGACAACCGGATGAACCCCGGCAAGATCGTCCACCCCTACCGCCTCGACGAAAACCTGCGGCAAGGAACCCACTACCTGCCGCTCGAACCGGCCACCCACTTCGCCTACCCCGACGACGAGCACCGGTTCAGCCGCGCCGCCGCCCGCTGCGTCGGCGTCGGCAAATGCCGAGGCCACGAATCCGGGGTGATGTGCCCGTCCTACCGGGCCACCGGCGAAGAGGAACACTCCACCCGCGGACGCGCCCGACTGCTGTTCGAAATGCTCCAGGGCGAGGTCATCACCGACGGCTGGAAATCGGTCGCCGTCCGCGATGCCCTCGACCTGTGCCTGGCCTGCAAAGGCTGCCTGTCCGACTGCCCGGTGAACGTCGACATGGCCACCTACAAAGCCGAATTCCTCTCCCACCACTACCGGCGGCGGATCCGGCCCCGCGCCCACTATTCGATGGGCGCGATACCCCTATGGGCCCGGATTGCGGCCGTCGCACCCACCCTGATCAACAACCTCACCCACACCCCCGGACTGAAGACGGTGCTCGAGGCCGCCGGCGGCGTCGACTCCCGCCGGCCGTTCCCTCGGTTCGCGCGGCGGCGGTTCACCGCCACCTGGCGCCGCCGAGCACCGGCGCCCCGCCCCGGCAGCCGGGGACGGGTGGTGCTCTGGCCGGACACCTTCACCAACAACTTCGACCCGCAGATCGCCGCCGATGCGGTCACCGTGCTCGAGGCCGCCGGGTTCACCGTCGAGGTCCCCACCCAGGCGGTGTGCTGCGGGCTGACCTGGATCTCCACCGGCCAACTCACCACCGCCAAGCATGTTCTCCGCCGCACCCTGACGGTGCTGGCGCCCGCGCTGCGGGCCGGCACCCCGATCGTGGTCCTCGAACCGAGCTGCGCGGCGGTGTTCCGCTCGGACCTGCCGGAGTTGTTGCACGGCAACGAAGATGCCCACCGGCTCGCCCAACAGACCGTCACCCTGGGCGAGCTCCTGCAACAGAAGGCACCGGACTGGTCCCCACCGAGGCTTCACGGGGTGGCGGCGCTGGTCCAGCCGCATTGCCACCAGCACGCGGTCCTCGGCTACGACTCCGACGACAAGGCCCTGCGAGCGGCCGGGGTGGACACCCGCGTCCTCGACGCCGGATGCTGCGGTCTCGCCGGGAACTTCGGGTTCGAAAAAGGGCACTACGAGGTGTCCGTCGCCTGCGCCGAAGACACCCTCCTACCCACCCTCCGCACAGCGGACCCCTCGACCCTGGTGCTCGCCGACGGGTTCAGTTGCCGCACCCAGATCCGCGACCTGCACCCCGGCGCGTCGCCTCTGCACGGGGCGCAGGTCCTCGCCGCCGCCATCCGCGGCGACGACCCCACCGACTCCCGGGCACAGGCCGAGGTGTCCCGGCCCACCGTCCCGACGCGGACCGCGCTCCTGGCCGCCCCCACCGCGGTGGCCCTCGCCCTGCTCGTCCGCCGGATGCGCCACCCACACCACTGA
- a CDS encoding phytoene desaturase family protein — protein sequence MPRHINDVVVIGSGPNGLAAAVLCARAGLDVQVLEDQPTPGGGCRTEEIALAGAALPHDLCSAVHPMAAASPFFTAFDLPARGVQLNVPAASYAHPLDHRPAGIAYPDLTRTTTELAEYGTPGDAAAWQNLMHPLVDDFTTLVALCLGDMRSIPPAARDVPGIRTALGFATRVLEQGTRAWNRRFTDDLAPAMLTGIGGHVPAPMPSLAGAATMLLLGSAAHTVGWPIPTGGSQAITNALINDLHAHGGHLDCEQGVSDWRLLPPARAYLFDTSPWMLAHILGNRLPSRYRRAINRYRPGLGIAKVDFVLNDAVPWADPRVQQAGSVHCGGTRAEITAAETAIAAGHHPPRPLVLVSQPAVVDPTRVNREARPLWTYTHVPNGSDTDVTETITAQIERFAPGFRDTVVTSRCTPAARLSAHDLNYRGGDIAAGRVSMYRMIARPAPKWNPYRTPLDGVYLCSASTPPGPSVHGMPGYYAARQVLKDKFGITTLPHLGPTPEQRATAPTNTDDRNRRSSP from the coding sequence ATGCCCAGACACATCAACGATGTCGTGGTCATCGGATCGGGACCGAACGGGCTGGCCGCCGCCGTCCTCTGCGCCCGCGCCGGACTGGACGTCCAGGTCCTCGAGGACCAACCCACCCCCGGCGGTGGGTGCCGCACCGAGGAGATCGCCCTCGCCGGCGCCGCACTGCCGCACGACCTCTGCTCGGCGGTGCACCCGATGGCCGCCGCGTCCCCGTTCTTCACCGCCTTCGACCTCCCCGCCCGCGGGGTCCAACTCAACGTTCCCGCAGCGTCCTACGCCCACCCGCTCGACCACCGTCCCGCCGGGATCGCCTACCCCGACCTGACACGGACGACCACCGAACTCGCCGAATACGGCACCCCCGGCGACGCCGCCGCCTGGCAGAACCTGATGCACCCGCTGGTCGACGACTTCACCACCCTCGTCGCCCTCTGTCTCGGGGACATGCGCTCGATTCCCCCCGCCGCCCGCGACGTGCCCGGGATTCGGACCGCGCTCGGCTTCGCCACCCGGGTCCTCGAGCAAGGAACCCGGGCATGGAACCGCCGGTTCACCGACGACCTGGCGCCGGCGATGCTGACCGGCATCGGCGGGCACGTCCCCGCCCCCATGCCCTCGCTCGCCGGCGCCGCCACCATGCTGCTGCTCGGCTCCGCCGCCCACACCGTCGGCTGGCCGATCCCCACCGGCGGCTCCCAGGCCATCACCAACGCACTGATCAACGACCTGCACGCTCACGGCGGACACCTCGACTGCGAGCAAGGTGTCTCGGACTGGCGGCTGCTGCCCCCGGCCCGAGCGTATCTATTCGACACCTCCCCCTGGATGCTGGCCCACATCCTCGGCAACCGGCTGCCGAGCCGGTACCGGCGGGCGATCAACCGCTACCGTCCCGGCCTCGGGATCGCGAAGGTCGACTTCGTCCTCAATGATGCGGTGCCATGGGCGGATCCGCGGGTGCAGCAGGCCGGGTCGGTGCACTGCGGCGGCACCCGGGCCGAGATCACCGCCGCCGAAACCGCCATCGCCGCCGGCCACCACCCACCCAGACCCTTGGTTCTGGTCAGCCAACCCGCCGTCGTCGACCCCACCCGGGTCAATCGGGAGGCCCGGCCGCTGTGGACCTACACCCACGTCCCCAACGGCTCCGACACCGATGTCACCGAGACGATCACCGCGCAGATCGAACGATTCGCACCCGGCTTCCGCGACACCGTCGTCACCTCCCGCTGCACTCCCGCCGCCCGGCTGAGCGCCCACGACCTCAACTACCGCGGCGGCGACATCGCCGCCGGACGGGTGTCGATGTACCGGATGATTGCCCGCCCCGCACCGAAATGGAACCCGTACCGCACCCCGCTCGACGGCGTGTACCTGTGCTCGGCATCCACCCCACCCGGACCCAGCGTCCACGGAATGCCCGGCTACTACGCCGCCCGGCAGGTCCTGAAAGACAAATTCGGTATCACCACACTCCCCCACCTCGGACCCACCCCGGAACAACGCGCCACCGCACCGACGAACACCGACGATCGAAACCGGCGGTCGTCTCCGTGA
- a CDS encoding DUF998 domain-containing protein — protein sequence MSPRVAPGAAAAAGSDRQIWPCTDDRRVGARTGPCEQVRAFASGGVPQWARRRRGPRATAPVVPVWALLAAALSPVILVVTATAARWMQPPGYSPLGQTLSTLAAHGHGHAVMTAGFLAVACCYVVTAVGLRVLRMPARITLALAGLCGFVLTVFPPAPRAVPVHVAATAVGALLIAVWPILVISREPDAAAACRAPVAIAAAAVLLGLLGWLAGAAIDGWSLLGLAERVCVFAQPVWPLAVAITSRASSPHPGSAEE from the coding sequence ATGAGCCCGCGGGTAGCCCCAGGCGCCGCCGCGGCGGCGGGCAGCGACCGGCAGATTTGGCCCTGCACCGACGATCGCCGCGTCGGCGCTCGGACCGGTCCGTGTGAGCAGGTTCGGGCATTCGCCTCCGGTGGTGTGCCGCAGTGGGCGCGGCGGCGTCGCGGACCGCGTGCGACTGCACCGGTGGTGCCGGTGTGGGCGTTGCTGGCCGCGGCACTGTCCCCGGTGATCCTGGTGGTGACCGCGACGGCGGCTCGGTGGATGCAGCCGCCGGGCTACAGCCCGTTGGGGCAGACACTGAGCACGCTGGCCGCCCATGGACACGGTCATGCCGTGATGACCGCCGGGTTCCTGGCGGTCGCCTGCTGTTACGTCGTCACCGCGGTGGGGTTGCGGGTGCTGCGGATGCCGGCCCGGATCACGCTGGCGTTGGCGGGCTTGTGCGGATTCGTGCTGACGGTGTTCCCGCCGGCGCCTCGGGCGGTGCCGGTGCACGTGGCCGCAACGGCGGTGGGGGCGCTGTTGATCGCGGTGTGGCCGATTCTGGTGATCTCCCGCGAACCGGACGCCGCGGCGGCGTGCCGGGCGCCGGTGGCGATCGCCGCGGCGGCGGTGCTGCTCGGGTTGCTGGGTTGGTTGGCCGGTGCCGCCATCGATGGGTGGTCGTTGCTCGGGTTGGCGGAGCGGGTGTGCGTGTTCGCCCAGCCGGTGTGGCCGCTGGCGGTCGCGATTACCTCGCGCGCATCGTCGCCGCACCCCGGGTCCGCCGAAGAATGA
- a CDS encoding IS630 family transposase, producing the protein MRNPVPALEISDGQRVVLESLARSQSGAHREVVRAKALLMAAEGLANTAIAQALSVSPGSVANWRVRFAEDGMARLGEVRKGRGRKPSIPQEKIEEIVDLTQNYRPKGETHWSCRTMAEYVGVSKDTVQRVWSARGLKPHRVETFKLSNDPRFEDKLVDVVGLYLNPPERAIVLCADEKSSVQALDRTQASLPMIKGRGETMTHDYKRHGTTTLFAALDVLTGKVIGQCLPRHRHQEFLRFLRTIDREVPKDLEIHLILDNYATHKHEKVRAWLDKHPRFHLHFTPTSSSWLNLVERWFRELTDKALRRGVFHSVPHLIASIEEYLDAHNESPRPYEWTATAESILAKVARGRVALEKIS; encoded by the coding sequence ATGAGGAACCCGGTACCAGCTTTGGAGATTTCCGATGGGCAGCGCGTTGTACTCGAGTCGTTGGCGCGCTCGCAGTCGGGTGCACATCGGGAGGTGGTGCGGGCCAAGGCGTTGTTGATGGCGGCCGAGGGCTTGGCTAACACTGCTATCGCGCAGGCGTTGTCGGTATCGCCGGGATCGGTGGCGAACTGGCGGGTGCGGTTCGCCGAGGACGGCATGGCGCGGTTGGGTGAGGTGCGCAAGGGTCGTGGTCGCAAGCCCTCGATCCCGCAGGAGAAGATCGAGGAGATCGTGGACCTGACGCAGAACTACCGCCCGAAAGGCGAGACTCATTGGAGTTGCCGGACGATGGCAGAGTATGTCGGGGTCTCCAAGGACACCGTCCAGCGCGTGTGGTCTGCTCGCGGACTCAAGCCGCACCGGGTCGAGACGTTCAAACTGTCGAATGATCCGCGATTCGAGGACAAGCTCGTCGACGTCGTCGGTCTGTATCTGAACCCGCCCGAGCGGGCGATCGTGTTGTGCGCGGACGAGAAGTCGTCGGTGCAAGCCCTCGACCGGACCCAGGCCTCGCTCCCGATGATCAAGGGCCGCGGCGAGACGATGACCCACGACTACAAGCGTCACGGCACCACCACCTTGTTTGCCGCGCTCGACGTCCTTACCGGCAAGGTGATCGGCCAGTGCCTGCCGCGCCACCGTCACCAGGAGTTCTTGAGATTTCTGCGCACCATCGACCGTGAGGTGCCCAAGGACTTGGAGATCCATCTGATCCTGGACAACTACGCCACCCACAAGCACGAGAAGGTCCGGGCTTGGCTCGATAAGCATCCACGGTTCCACCTGCACTTCACTCCCACCTCCTCCTCGTGGCTTAATCTCGTCGAACGTTGGTTCCGAGAGCTGACAGATAAAGCTCTGCGGCGCGGGGTCTTTCACTCCGTACCGCACCTCATCGCCTCCATTGAGGAATACCTCGATGCCCACAATGAAAGCCCCCGACCGTACGAATGGACCGCGACCGCCGAATCCATCCTCGCCAAGGTTGCGCGCGGCCGCGTCGCACTGGAAAAGATCAGCTAA
- a CDS encoding aminotransferase class I/II-fold pyridoxal phosphate-dependent enzyme, producing MDQSQAPLLDALEQYHRLDRYGFSPPGHRQGRGADERVKKVLGADPFRADVLASGGLDDRRSSNGYLSRAEQLMADAVRAERAFFSTCGSSLSVKAAMLAVAGNDPGGLLVSRDSHKSIVAGLIFSGVTPRWITPRWDEDMHFSHPPSPDQVRAVWEKYPDAAGALIVSPSPYGTCADLAAIARVCHERGKPLIVDEAWGAHLPFHDDLPTWAMDACADVCVVSVHKMGAGFEQGSVYHLQGELVDGTHLSQCADLLTTTSPNVMLYAAIDGWRRQMAEHGTDLLGRALALAASTRERIAGIDGLTVLEDRLLGEQASHDLDRLQVLIDVSELGVSGFQCTDWLREHCHLDVGMHDHRRIAATLSMADDDTTSGRLVTALDELAQAAASFDPPPPVSLPSPEQLQLESVMSPRDAFFGAAEMVDADRAAGRIAAEPLTPYPPGIPAVVPGERLDRPVIDYLRSGVDAGMGIPDAADGTLRRIRVVTGSR from the coding sequence ATGGACCAGTCGCAGGCACCGTTGTTGGATGCGTTGGAGCAGTACCACCGGCTCGACCGATACGGGTTCTCCCCACCGGGGCATCGGCAGGGGCGAGGCGCGGATGAGCGTGTGAAGAAGGTGCTCGGCGCCGACCCGTTCCGTGCGGACGTGCTCGCCTCCGGCGGACTGGACGACCGTCGGTCGAGTAATGGGTACCTGTCCCGGGCCGAGCAACTGATGGCCGACGCGGTTCGGGCCGAGCGGGCCTTCTTCTCGACCTGCGGCAGCTCACTGTCGGTGAAGGCGGCGATGCTGGCCGTCGCCGGAAACGATCCCGGCGGTTTGTTGGTCTCCCGCGACTCGCACAAGTCGATCGTCGCCGGACTGATTTTCAGTGGTGTGACGCCCCGCTGGATCACCCCGCGCTGGGACGAGGACATGCACTTTTCTCATCCTCCGTCCCCGGACCAGGTCCGTGCTGTGTGGGAGAAGTACCCCGACGCCGCCGGGGCGCTGATCGTGAGCCCCAGTCCGTACGGCACGTGCGCCGACCTCGCCGCCATCGCACGGGTGTGCCATGAGCGGGGTAAGCCGCTGATCGTGGACGAGGCGTGGGGTGCGCACCTTCCCTTCCACGACGACCTGCCGACCTGGGCGATGGACGCCTGCGCCGACGTCTGCGTGGTCAGCGTCCACAAGATGGGCGCCGGTTTCGAGCAGGGATCGGTCTATCACCTGCAGGGGGAGCTGGTCGACGGCACGCACCTGTCGCAGTGCGCGGACCTGTTGACGACCACGAGCCCGAACGTGATGCTGTACGCGGCCATCGACGGGTGGCGCCGGCAGATGGCCGAGCACGGCACGGACCTGCTCGGCCGCGCTCTCGCGCTCGCCGCCAGCACCAGGGAACGGATCGCCGGTATCGACGGATTGACCGTGCTCGAGGACCGGCTGCTCGGGGAGCAGGCCTCGCACGACCTCGACCGGTTGCAGGTCCTCATCGATGTCAGCGAACTCGGTGTATCCGGGTTCCAGTGCACCGACTGGTTGCGGGAGCACTGCCACCTCGACGTCGGCATGCACGATCACCGTCGCATCGCAGCGACCTTGTCGATGGCCGACGACGACACCACCAGCGGCCGGCTGGTCACCGCGCTCGACGAGCTGGCTCAGGCGGCGGCCTCGTTCGATCCGCCACCGCCGGTGTCGTTGCCGAGTCCCGAACAACTGCAGCTCGAGTCGGTGATGTCACCGCGGGATGCGTTCTTCGGCGCGGCGGAGATGGTCGACGCGGACCGGGCCGCCGGGCGGATCGCGGCCGAACCCCTGACCCCGTATCCACCGGGCATTCCCGCGGTGGTGCCGGGAGAGCGACTCGACCGACCGGTGATCGACTATCTGCGCAGCGGCGTGGATGCCGGAATGGGAATACCCGATGCCGCCGACGGCACCCTCCGCCGCATCCGGGTGGTCACCGGGTCACGATGA
- a CDS encoding C45 family autoproteolytic acyltransferase/hydolase encodes MTVIECTGNGRERGRAHGEQARDLVHAALDRWREGTSTRSRRHLASTGLLAAVEAAVPDLAEEMRGIAEATAVPFAEILAYNFMDEQWWMHREHLELGCSVIGRAHTNGVFLAQNMDLPDFMDRSQVVLRLRPETGPEALVLSSAGMIGLTGINAAGVGICVNALGMLHHDSTGLPVAAVIRGALAHSSRDQAVDFLHRISHASGQHYALSDAHGFHGVECSSAAVVVSCPAGSPLLFHTNHPLANSDLDPAAERELEREGRITDSRVRLAFLETMVASVRDRSAAERVLADRTAPLCVTPRPGRRTQTFGAVAFEFGTTPPTARFCLGLPDQQPWIEPGWRSSPHPVTCGRPPGEAG; translated from the coding sequence ATGACGGTCATCGAATGCACCGGGAACGGCCGCGAGCGTGGCCGCGCCCACGGTGAGCAGGCCCGCGACCTGGTCCACGCCGCCCTGGACCGGTGGCGCGAGGGCACGAGCACTCGAAGTCGCCGGCACCTCGCGTCGACCGGACTCCTCGCCGCGGTCGAGGCCGCCGTGCCCGACCTGGCCGAGGAGATGCGCGGCATCGCGGAGGCGACCGCGGTTCCGTTCGCGGAGATCCTCGCGTACAACTTCATGGACGAACAGTGGTGGATGCACCGCGAGCACCTCGAACTCGGCTGCAGTGTCATCGGACGAGCCCACACCAATGGGGTGTTCCTCGCCCAGAACATGGACCTGCCCGATTTCATGGACCGATCCCAGGTCGTTCTACGCCTCCGCCCCGAGACCGGCCCGGAGGCGCTCGTACTGAGCTCGGCGGGAATGATCGGATTGACCGGGATCAACGCCGCCGGCGTCGGAATCTGCGTGAACGCCCTCGGCATGCTGCACCACGACTCCACCGGCCTGCCGGTCGCGGCCGTGATCCGAGGCGCCCTCGCTCATTCGTCCCGCGACCAGGCGGTGGATTTCCTGCACCGTATCTCGCACGCGAGCGGGCAACACTACGCGCTGTCCGATGCCCACGGTTTCCACGGCGTCGAGTGTTCGTCGGCCGCAGTCGTTGTCAGTTGCCCGGCAGGGTCGCCCCTGCTGTTCCACACCAATCATCCACTGGCGAACAGTGACCTCGACCCGGCCGCCGAGCGCGAATTGGAGCGGGAGGGACGGATCACCGATTCCCGGGTTCGCCTCGCCTTCCTGGAAACGATGGTGGCGTCGGTCCGGGACCGGTCCGCCGCCGAGCGCGTCCTCGCCGACCGCACCGCACCCCTGTGCGTCACACCCCGGCCAGGCCGCCGGACGCAGACGTTCGGGGCCGTCGCCTTCGAGTTCGGCACAACCCCGCCGACAGCCCGCTTCTGCCTCGGCCTACCCGACCAGCAGCCCTGGATCGAACCCGGATGGCGTTCATCACCCCACCCGGTCACCTGCGGTCGCCCGCCGGGCGAAGCAGGGTAG
- a CDS encoding Rv1733c family protein: MMRHPAPVPAPVRWWRLRPWSRNRLMRGGDRAEAVALLVTAMVLAALVPFAASFGTATYTRMQRQAEIVRTTVRPVPAVLLGDAHPAAHIEASLQHPEPGDSALARWSAAGRERTGVVPTAAGATAGQTVTVLVDAAGNLADPGRSGTQNAAVAVTAACGVWALGAGVANLVLVGLHRILLRQRMRRWDREWSRFGADPGQS, from the coding sequence ATGATGCGACATCCGGCTCCGGTCCCGGCACCGGTGCGGTGGTGGCGACTTCGGCCCTGGAGCCGCAACCGGCTGATGCGGGGCGGTGACCGGGCCGAGGCAGTCGCGCTGCTGGTGACTGCGATGGTCTTGGCGGCGCTGGTGCCGTTCGCCGCCTCGTTCGGGACGGCGACCTACACCCGCATGCAGCGCCAGGCCGAGATCGTCCGCACCACGGTGCGTCCGGTTCCCGCGGTGCTGCTCGGCGACGCCCACCCCGCTGCCCACATCGAAGCCTCACTCCAACACCCCGAGCCCGGTGACAGCGCCCTGGCGCGGTGGTCGGCCGCGGGCAGAGAGCGCACCGGTGTGGTCCCCACCGCCGCCGGCGCGACGGCCGGGCAGACGGTCACCGTCCTGGTCGATGCCGCCGGCAACCTCGCCGATCCCGGCCGATCGGGCACACAGAACGCGGCAGTAGCGGTGACCGCCGCCTGCGGGGTATGGGCACTGGGTGCCGGCGTGGCCAACCTGGTCCTCGTCGGTCTGCACCGGATCCTGCTCCGGCAACGGATGCGCAGGTGGGATCGCGAATGGAGCCGGTTCGGCGCAGACCCTGGCCAGTCATGA
- a CDS encoding patatin-like phospholipase family protein, whose protein sequence is MTDRVGLVVAGGGARGAYEAGAITSLLPRLGRSPTILVGTSAGALNVVGLAAGAHHGIDQAAERVVSLWDSVSLGDVFSVTGSLTRGGLRYLGQLAGLPMRLPSLFDTTRMRETIGALVSFEKVQENIDRGLVEAVAVAATSVATGGTVVFVHKHPAIALPPFDANRNITYVETTLQPEHVLASAAVPALFRPIHIDTPAAWAGWYVDGGVRLNMPLKPAVQMGAGRLGVVATRPRHWPVGLPSQQTTGTGEPDLFNTAAVILRAMLADRMVEDLHRLESRNAEARAHPEAVLYRHIDVEFAGPPLDRANSLAVLADEILRQRFRGLQRLRNPQLSLLAKLFGGESAQPADLLSFLFFDPAFTTPAAALGRADGRLRYHPRPAGHSR, encoded by the coding sequence GTGACCGACCGGGTGGGACTCGTGGTCGCGGGTGGTGGCGCCCGCGGCGCCTACGAGGCCGGTGCGATCACCTCGCTGCTTCCCCGGCTGGGCCGATCGCCGACGATCCTGGTCGGAACCAGCGCCGGCGCCCTGAACGTGGTCGGGCTGGCCGCAGGGGCCCATCACGGCATCGACCAGGCCGCCGAACGCGTGGTGTCGTTGTGGGATTCGGTGTCACTGGGCGATGTGTTCTCGGTGACCGGCAGCCTCACCAGGGGCGGCCTGCGGTATCTCGGGCAACTCGCCGGGTTGCCGATGCGGTTGCCGAGCCTGTTCGACACCACCCGAATGCGTGAGACCATCGGTGCCCTGGTCTCGTTCGAGAAGGTGCAGGAGAACATCGATCGGGGGCTGGTCGAGGCCGTGGCCGTCGCGGCCACCTCGGTGGCAACCGGCGGCACCGTCGTGTTCGTGCACAAACACCCCGCGATCGCCCTGCCACCATTCGACGCAAACCGCAACATCACCTACGTCGAAACCACATTGCAGCCCGAACACGTCCTCGCGTCGGCGGCCGTGCCGGCGCTGTTTCGGCCCATCCACATCGACACCCCGGCAGCGTGGGCCGGCTGGTACGTCGACGGCGGCGTCCGGCTGAACATGCCCCTCAAACCGGCTGTCCAGATGGGCGCCGGTCGGCTCGGTGTGGTCGCCACCCGCCCTCGGCACTGGCCGGTCGGGTTGCCCTCGCAGCAAACGACCGGCACCGGGGAGCCGGACTTGTTCAACACCGCCGCGGTGATCTTGCGGGCCATGCTCGCCGACCGGATGGTCGAGGACCTGCACCGTCTCGAAAGCCGCAACGCGGAAGCCCGGGCGCACCCTGAGGCGGTGCTCTATCGACACATCGACGTCGAATTCGCGGGGCCCCCGTTGGACCGGGCGAACAGTCTCGCCGTCCTCGCCGACGAGATCCTCCGTCAGCGCTTCCGCGGGCTGCAGCGTCTGCGGAATCCGCAACTGAGTCTGCTGGCGAAACTGTTCGGTGGCGAGTCCGCGCAACCCGCCGACCTGCTCAGTTTCCTGTTCTTCGACCCCGCCTTCACCACACCGGCGGCCGCCCTCGGACGGGCCGACGGCAGGCTCCGGTATCACCCCCGCCCGGCCGGGCACTCGCGGTAG